A region of the Clostridiales bacterium genome:
CTTTGAAAGACTTTGTAATTGTCACCTACATCATAATAGATGATATTTACAAAAGGGTTACTCCAACACATATCGCAAACCGTTGTAATATCAATGATTCTATAATGAGTGATAGTGAAATAATTACCATAAGTTTAGTTGGCGAGCTGCTCACTATCGACTCTGAAAAAGCTTGGTTTGGCTTCTGTAAGAAGAACATGAGAGACTTATTTCCAAGGTTCTGCCATAGAACCAGGTTTAACA
Encoded here:
- a CDS encoding IS982 family transposase — its product is MLELYKSNSIKEIETLKDFVIVTYIIIDDIYKRVTPTHIANRCNINDSIMSDSEIITISLVGELLTIDSEKAWFGFCKKNMRDLFPRFCHRTRFN